A DNA window from Janibacter sp. A1S7 contains the following coding sequences:
- a CDS encoding DUF6458 family protein, with translation MYIGIGIFLLLVGLVIIFAYNGEMMIAGLDLVAIGWIAIGLGVLAIVLSFVMDRRRRTVVRGDRY, from the coding sequence ATGTACATCGGAATCGGGATCTTCCTGCTGCTCGTCGGCCTCGTCATCATCTTCGCCTACAACGGCGAGATGATGATTGCAGGCCTCGACCTGGTGGCCATCGGGTGGATCGCCATCGGGCTGGGCGTGCTGGCGATCGTCCTCAGCTTCGTGATGGACCGTCGCCGTCGCACGGTGGTGCGCGGCGACCGCTACTGA
- a CDS encoding acyl-CoA dehydrogenase → MGHYKSNLRDLEFNLFEVFGRGEVLGQGPYEAVDADTASEMLKEYARLAENELGESFADADRNPPVYDPQTHSVTMPESFKKSFQAYKDSGFWSLDVPEELDGTVAPPSLRWAMNELVLGANPAIGMFGASYSFANLLYLLGTPEQKKLAKWIVENHWHCTMVLTEPDAGSDVGAGRTKATDNGDGTWNIEGVKRFITSAESDMSDNIIHFVLARPEGAGPGTKGLSLYIVSKYDVDLETGELGERNGAYVTNVEHKMGLKVSTTCEVTFGETHAAVGTLFGGVHDGIAQMFRVIENARMLVGTKAIATLSTGYLNALEYAKERVQGADLTTPAKDAPRVTITHHPDVRRSLMLQKSYAEGLRALVLFTSTQQDTVDTQQRETGSEDIADESPAAMANRVNDLLLPIVKGLGSERAWTLLGTESLQTFGGSGFLQEYPIEQYVRDAKIDTLYEGTTAIQGQDFFFRKIVRDNGQALGHLAMQIQQFAQDVDAQGGALRTERELLAKGLEDVQGILGAMFQALQSADPKAEGSDLTNIYKVGQNTSRLLLAAGDLVVGWLLLRQAAIATTALQGEVSGKDQDFYTGKIAAASFFAKNVLPRLASEKAIAEATDNALMDVPEAAF, encoded by the coding sequence ATGGGTCACTACAAGAGCAACCTCCGCGACCTGGAGTTCAACCTCTTCGAGGTCTTCGGGCGCGGTGAGGTCCTGGGCCAGGGCCCCTACGAAGCCGTGGACGCAGACACCGCGAGCGAGATGCTCAAGGAGTACGCGCGCCTGGCGGAGAACGAGCTCGGCGAGTCCTTCGCGGACGCCGACCGCAACCCGCCGGTCTACGACCCGCAGACCCACTCGGTCACCATGCCCGAGTCCTTCAAGAAGTCCTTCCAGGCCTACAAGGACTCCGGCTTCTGGTCGCTCGACGTCCCCGAGGAGCTCGACGGCACCGTCGCTCCCCCGTCGTTGCGCTGGGCGATGAACGAGCTCGTCCTCGGGGCCAACCCGGCCATCGGGATGTTCGGCGCCAGCTACTCCTTCGCCAACCTGCTCTACCTGCTCGGCACGCCCGAGCAGAAGAAGTTGGCCAAGTGGATCGTCGAGAACCACTGGCACTGCACCATGGTCCTCACCGAGCCCGACGCGGGCTCCGACGTGGGCGCCGGACGCACGAAGGCCACCGACAACGGTGACGGCACCTGGAACATCGAGGGCGTCAAGCGCTTCATCACCTCGGCCGAGTCGGACATGAGCGACAACATCATCCACTTCGTCCTCGCCCGCCCCGAGGGCGCGGGCCCGGGCACCAAGGGTCTGAGCCTCTACATCGTCTCCAAGTACGACGTCGACCTCGAGACCGGCGAGCTCGGCGAGCGCAACGGTGCCTACGTCACCAACGTCGAGCACAAGATGGGTCTGAAGGTCTCCACGACCTGCGAGGTCACCTTCGGTGAGACGCACGCCGCTGTCGGCACCCTCTTCGGCGGCGTCCACGACGGCATCGCGCAGATGTTCCGCGTCATCGAGAACGCACGCATGCTCGTCGGCACGAAGGCCATCGCCACTCTTTCGACCGGCTACCTCAACGCCCTCGAGTACGCCAAGGAGCGCGTCCAGGGCGCCGACCTGACCACCCCGGCCAAGGACGCCCCCCGCGTGACCATCACGCACCACCCGGACGTGCGCCGCTCCCTGATGCTGCAGAAGTCCTACGCCGAGGGACTGCGCGCGCTCGTGCTCTTCACCTCCACCCAGCAGGACACCGTCGACACCCAGCAGCGCGAGACCGGCTCGGAGGACATCGCCGACGAGAGCCCCGCCGCGATGGCCAACCGGGTCAACGACCTGCTGCTGCCGATCGTCAAGGGCCTGGGCTCCGAGCGCGCCTGGACGCTGCTCGGCACCGAGTCGCTGCAGACCTTCGGCGGCTCCGGCTTCCTGCAGGAGTACCCGATCGAGCAGTACGTCCGCGACGCGAAGATCGACACCCTCTACGAGGGCACGACCGCCATCCAGGGCCAGGACTTCTTCTTCCGCAAGATCGTGCGGGACAACGGCCAGGCCCTGGGGCACCTCGCGATGCAGATCCAGCAGTTCGCCCAGGACGTCGACGCGCAGGGCGGGGCCCTCAGGACCGAGCGGGAGCTGCTGGCCAAGGGGCTCGAGGACGTCCAGGGCATCCTGGGTGCGATGTTCCAGGCGCTGCAGTCCGCTGACCCCAAGGCCGAGGGCTCGGACCTCACCAACATCTACAAGGTCGGGCAGAACACCTCCCGCCTGCTGCTGGCCGCCGGTGACCTCGTCGTCGGCTGGTTGCTCCTGCGCCAGGCCGCCATCGCGACGACGGCACTGCAGGGCGAGGTCTCCGGGAAGGACCAGGACTTCTACACCGGCAAGATCGCCGCGGCGAGCTTCTTCGCCAAGAACGTCCTGCCCCGTCTGGCCTCCGAGAAGGCCATCGCCGAGGCGACCGACAACGCCCTCATGGACGTCCCCGAGGCGGCCTTCTGA
- a CDS encoding MarR family winged helix-turn-helix transcriptional regulator produces MSASAGQLSVSVIRMLRMLHATRARAPRVHPALEPSHHAVLLALRDAPARVGDIAERNISDASTVSRQVSHLTALGLVEKVPDPQDGRAQLVALSDQGHAVLDELVARREAWFVELLSDWSDEDVATFIHYLDRFCDTVAADERHHP; encoded by the coding sequence GTGTCCGCGTCTGCCGGCCAGCTCAGCGTCAGCGTCATCCGGATGCTGCGCATGCTGCACGCCACCCGCGCCCGTGCGCCTCGCGTGCACCCCGCCCTCGAGCCGAGCCACCACGCCGTCCTCCTCGCGCTCCGCGACGCCCCGGCCCGGGTCGGCGACATCGCCGAGCGCAACATCTCCGACGCCTCCACCGTCAGCCGACAGGTCAGCCACCTGACCGCGCTCGGGCTCGTCGAGAAGGTCCCGGACCCGCAGGACGGGCGCGCGCAGCTGGTGGCCCTGTCCGACCAGGGGCACGCCGTCCTCGACGAGCTGGTCGCCCGCCGCGAGGCGTGGTTCGTCGAGCTGCTCTCGGACTGGTCCGACGAGGACGTGGCCACCTTCATCCACTACCTCGACCGCTTCTGCGACACCGTGGCGGCCGACGAGCGCCACCACCCCTGA
- a CDS encoding cytochrome c oxidase assembly protein, with amino-acid sequence MSTSASAPRTTSRPLVLFGLLTVVVVVAATAFGGGAAPLELGDPGPFVRWSLPTLRAIHDGAAAVTIGALVLAAFIVPETTRTTRRRTLSHLAGGAAIIWFLAGVGGLLTNFASLAGIRLTDPNYLTQLAAFIWQLDATRTAAISAFVVAIVALCAPVVESKAGLGWLSAASLFALLPLALSGHSAASLDHMGGVNALAFHLVSATLWVGGLVALVVIRPSLGKHLQVTVQRYSVIAGWCFVLLVGSGLLAAWINIGALSGLASRYGVLLILKSVAAVLLGFAGWWHRRRTIAALGDMTKGGAPLRESGAGPTVGRDRAFTRLALGEVAVMAAAFGLGAAVGRTPTPPTAEERPETSIVYDLSGYLDPGAPDSMSWITAWQTDWLWAPVAVIAVLVYVRWALRLRARGDHWPLLRTISWVLGWALFVYFTSGGVAVYGRILFSWHMIDHMGVAMLVPLLLVPGAPVTLALRALPVRKDKTLGPREFILATVHSSYLRVLANPVIAASFFFFSLAIFYYSPLFELAMRTHTGHVLMMVHFLATGYMFTWVLIGVDPGPKRWSPIALLVVLFATISFHAFFGVLITQSTELLAANYFGRLDLPWMTDPVADQRTGGAIAWGVGEVPTLVLAVTVAWQWMKTDTKESTRRDRRVDRDGDAELAAYNAHLADLARHDDR; translated from the coding sequence ATGTCCACCTCCGCGAGCGCCCCCCGCACCACCTCGCGCCCCCTGGTCCTCTTCGGGCTCCTGACGGTGGTCGTGGTGGTCGCCGCCACCGCCTTCGGCGGGGGAGCGGCGCCCCTGGAGCTCGGTGATCCCGGCCCCTTCGTGCGTTGGTCCCTGCCGACGTTGCGCGCCATCCACGACGGCGCGGCCGCGGTGACCATCGGCGCGCTCGTCCTGGCTGCCTTCATCGTCCCGGAGACCACCCGCACCACCCGCCGACGCACGTTGTCGCACCTGGCCGGTGGAGCGGCCATCATCTGGTTCCTCGCGGGGGTCGGTGGGCTGCTGACCAACTTCGCCTCCCTGGCCGGCATCCGACTGACCGACCCGAACTACCTGACCCAGCTGGCCGCGTTCATCTGGCAGCTCGACGCCACTCGCACGGCCGCCATCTCCGCGTTCGTCGTCGCGATCGTGGCCCTGTGCGCCCCGGTCGTGGAGTCGAAGGCCGGCCTCGGTTGGCTCTCCGCGGCGAGCCTCTTCGCCCTGCTGCCTCTGGCCCTGTCCGGCCACTCCGCGGCCAGCCTGGACCACATGGGTGGGGTCAACGCCCTCGCGTTCCACCTCGTCTCGGCGACGCTGTGGGTCGGTGGCCTGGTCGCACTCGTGGTGATCCGCCCGTCGCTGGGCAAGCACCTCCAGGTGACGGTGCAGCGCTACTCGGTCATCGCCGGCTGGTGCTTCGTGCTGCTCGTGGGCTCCGGCCTGCTGGCGGCGTGGATCAACATCGGTGCCCTGTCCGGGCTGGCCTCCCGCTACGGCGTCCTGCTCATCCTCAAGTCGGTGGCTGCGGTCCTCCTCGGGTTCGCCGGCTGGTGGCACCGTCGCCGCACCATCGCCGCCCTGGGCGACATGACGAAGGGGGGTGCCCCCCTTCGCGAGTCGGGCGCCGGGCCGACCGTGGGACGGGACCGCGCCTTCACCCGGCTCGCTCTCGGTGAGGTCGCGGTCATGGCCGCGGCCTTCGGTCTCGGTGCCGCGGTCGGACGCACCCCGACGCCGCCCACCGCCGAGGAGCGCCCGGAGACCTCGATCGTCTACGACCTGTCCGGCTACCTCGACCCGGGTGCGCCGGACTCCATGAGCTGGATCACCGCGTGGCAGACCGACTGGCTGTGGGCGCCGGTGGCCGTGATCGCGGTCCTGGTCTACGTGCGCTGGGCCCTGCGGCTGCGCGCCCGCGGTGACCACTGGCCGCTCCTGCGCACGATCAGCTGGGTGCTCGGCTGGGCCCTCTTCGTCTACTTCACATCCGGTGGCGTCGCGGTCTACGGCCGGATCCTCTTCTCCTGGCACATGATCGATCACATGGGCGTGGCGATGCTCGTGCCGCTGCTGCTCGTGCCGGGGGCGCCGGTCACCCTGGCACTGCGCGCGCTCCCGGTGCGCAAGGACAAGACGCTGGGGCCGCGCGAGTTCATCCTGGCGACCGTGCACTCGAGCTACCTGCGCGTGCTCGCCAACCCCGTCATCGCGGCCTCGTTCTTCTTCTTCAGCCTGGCGATCTTCTACTACAGCCCGCTCTTCGAGCTGGCCATGCGCACGCACACCGGGCACGTGCTGATGATGGTCCACTTCCTTGCGACCGGGTACATGTTCACGTGGGTGCTGATCGGTGTCGACCCCGGGCCGAAGCGCTGGTCGCCCATCGCGTTGCTCGTCGTCCTCTTCGCCACGATCAGCTTCCACGCGTTCTTCGGTGTGCTCATCACGCAGTCCACCGAACTGCTGGCGGCCAACTACTTCGGCCGGCTCGACCTGCCCTGGATGACCGATCCGGTGGCCGACCAGCGCACGGGTGGAGCCATCGCCTGGGGCGTCGGTGAGGTGCCGACCCTGGTGCTCGCGGTCACCGTGGCCTGGCAGTGGATGAAGACGGACACCAAGGAGAGCACCCGCCGTGACCGTCGGGTGGACCGCGACGGTGACGCCGAGCTGGCGGCCTACAACGCGCACCTGGCCGACTTGGCGCGCCACGACGATCGGTAG